In Plodia interpunctella isolate USDA-ARS_2022_Savannah chromosome 30, ilPloInte3.2, whole genome shotgun sequence, the following proteins share a genomic window:
- the LOC128682582 gene encoding choline-phosphate cytidylyltransferase B-like — protein sequence MLKEMKNGYTSELPEADLEVRSLSTIAPFSTEPGPLAELERCDYGKITRAVAISGTASRPVRVYSDGIYDVFHQGHANQLLQAKNVFPNVYLIVGVCNDALTHSLKGRTVMNEDERYEAVRHCKYVNEVVKDAPWVLNEEFLEKHKIDFVAHDDIPYTSDDAEDIYAFIKAKDMFVSTKRTEGVSTSDLVARIVRDYDIYVRTSLAHGCSAKDLNVSFIEEKKYRFQNMMDELKDKGKKVMTNIGGKRLDILSKWEEKSRELIESFLLMFCPSGHLSSIWNAKDRLMQALSPPASPLRSPSPETDGVSACSNSTFENGSAINGKIPQLIVEFSDDDEFVDSIP from the coding sequence ATGTTGAAAGAGATGAAGAATGGTTACACGAGTGAATTACCTGAAGCTGACCTCGAAGTAAGATCTCTAAGCACTATAGCTCCATTTAGCACAGAACCAGGCCCTTTGGCAGAACTCGAAAGATGTGATTACGGGAAAATAACTCGCGCCGTTGCCATTTCTGGCACTGCCAGCCGACCAGTACGTGTATACTCCGATGGAATTTACGATGTTTTTCATCAAGGACACGCCAATCAGCTTTTGCAAGCAAAAAACGTGTTTCCTAACGTCTATCTCATTGTAGGCGTCTGCAATGATGCATTAACGCACAGTTTAAAAGGACGAACTGTTATGAATGAAGACGAAAGGTACGAAGCAGTAAGACACTGCAAATATGTCAATGAAGTAGTCAAAGACGCACCGTGGGTGCTGAACGAGGAGTTTCTCGAGAAACACAAGATAGATTTTGTAGCTCATGACGATATCCCGTACACTTCTGATGATGCCGAAGACATTTATGCGTTTATTAAAGCGAAAGACATGTTTGTTTCGACTAAAAGGACTGAAGGTGTATCGACTTCGGATCTTGTTGCACGAATCGTGCGTGATTATGACATTTATGTCCGTACAAGTTTGGCACATGGATGTTCCGCAAAAGATTTAAATGTATCGTTCATTGAAGAGAAGAAATATCGCTTCCAAAACATGATGGATGAATTAAAAGACAAAGGAAAGAAGGTTATGACCAATATCGGTGGAAAAAGACTAGACATACTAAGCAAATGGGAAGAAAAGTCTCGGGAGCTAATTGAGTCTTTTCTGTTGATGTTCTGTCCTTCTGGACATTTGTCCAGCATTTGGAACGCTAAGGACAGGTTGATGCAGGCTCTGAGTCCTCCCGCTTCACCATTGAGAAGTCCATCTCCAGAAACCGATGGAGTAAGTGCCTGTTCAAATTCAACATTCGAAAATGGTTCTGCAATCAATGGGAAGATACCTCAATTGATCGTAGAATTcagtgatgatgatgaatttgTTGATAGTATTCCGTAA